The following are encoded in a window of Chloroflexaceae bacterium genomic DNA:
- a CDS encoding aminotransferase class I/II-fold pyridoxal phosphate-dependent enzyme, whose product TPQELEQHLSPQTRVFLLNSPANPTGTTYTPEEIRALAQVLEKFPQLLVVTDDIYEKLVYGTTFLNLATASEALRPRTVVVNGFSKAYAMTGWRLGYAAGPRAIITAMDTIQGQSTSNATSFAQKGAVAALMGDQTCVETMRQVFEKRRDLAFSMLSGIRGLRLFKPQGAFYLFPDIAELCQAPGFQKLAQQTPAADAGKIFTAALLDQKLVAVVP is encoded by the coding sequence CACCCCGCAAGAGTTGGAGCAACACCTCTCGCCGCAAACCCGTGTTTTCCTGCTCAATTCCCCAGCCAACCCCACCGGCACCACGTACACACCCGAGGAAATCCGCGCGCTGGCACAGGTATTGGAAAAATTCCCCCAGCTTTTGGTCGTGACCGATGATATTTATGAAAAACTGGTCTATGGCACCACTTTTCTCAACTTAGCCACCGCTTCGGAGGCATTACGCCCACGCACGGTGGTGGTCAATGGTTTTTCCAAGGCGTATGCGATGACCGGCTGGCGGCTGGGCTATGCCGCAGGTCCGCGCGCCATCATCACTGCCATGGATACCATCCAAGGACAGTCCACTTCCAACGCCACCAGCTTTGCGCAAAAGGGCGCTGTCGCCGCACTGATGGGGGATCAAACCTGCGTGGAAACGATGCGCCAGGTGTTTGAAAAAAGGCGTGATTTGGCCTTTAGCATGCTTTCTGGCATCCGCGGCTTACGCCTATTTAAGCCGCAAGGCGCGTTTTACCTTTTCCCTGATATTGCAGAGCTTTGCCAGGCACCCGGCTTTCAAAAACTTGCGCAACAAACGCCGGCCGCCGATGCCGGCAAAATTTTTACCGCTGCCTTGCTCGACCAAAAGCTCGTTGCTGTTGTGCC